A window from Sinanaerobacter sp. ZZT-01 encodes these proteins:
- a CDS encoding helix-turn-helix transcriptional regulator: MDLPQKFKLLRTQRGISVYKLSKETDISENYIRKIEKGESQPSVLVLEKLLARLGTTISEFYNESSDVLYPTAYERELVESVRVLNQEKADAVLHIAKLMAK; this comes from the coding sequence ATGGACTTACCACAAAAATTCAAACTGCTCCGAACGCAAAGGGGTATCAGCGTATATAAGCTGTCCAAAGAAACTGACATATCGGAAAATTATATCCGCAAAATTGAAAAAGGCGAAAGCCAGCCATCTGTGCTTGTGCTGGAAAAATTGCTTGCCCGCCTAGGCACAACGATTTCGGAGTTTTATAACGAAAGCAGCGATGTGCTGTATCCCACTGCATATGAACGGGAACTTGTAGAAAGTGTTCGTGTGCTGAATCAAGAAAAGGCTGATGCGGTTCTCCATATCGCAAAGCTGATGGCAAAGTAA